Proteins encoded in a region of the Candidatus Zixiibacteriota bacterium genome:
- a CDS encoding Do family serine endopeptidase codes for MGRPLRVIAALIVVASAVLGGVLIGARLGGIDDPLGQETPTSEPGAGDSNSLPIDASPPLLLNGADRRVGFGEVAAAVAPAVINISSERIITTQRRVPTPFGWDPFFEFFGQRWQTVPQQRRQQSLGSGVIVADSGVILTANHVVEGAREIMAVLPDGRSVAAKLLGNDPATDVAVLKVDAADLPSVPLGNSDSARIGDVVLAFGNPFGLGQTVTMGIISATGRSSVGLVDYENFIQTDAAINPGNSGGALVDVQGRLIGINTAIFSRSGGYQGIGFAVPINMARSVMDGILSTGSITRGWVGLSYQDIDEAMARALGLPSTQGALINDITSGSPAADVGLERGDVVVSFDGQPVANSAQLRRLIALGRIGQSVEIVVWRDGREDKRQLTVESYETELELSEEISHGTPLEGLVVEELDAAGAGRIGLRADTRGVIIKDIVPNSPADRAGFRIGDAILEINRESVVGVSNFRRLVERIGDRPAVMLLSRDGRLYYLSFPT; via the coding sequence ATGGGCCGACCGCTACGTGTCATAGCTGCGCTGATCGTTGTGGCCTCCGCCGTGCTGGGTGGAGTGCTCATCGGTGCGCGTCTGGGCGGGATCGACGACCCCCTTGGCCAGGAGACCCCGACGTCTGAGCCGGGTGCGGGAGACTCAAACTCTTTACCGATCGACGCGTCTCCGCCGTTGCTGCTGAACGGCGCAGACCGCAGAGTCGGCTTCGGTGAAGTCGCCGCCGCCGTGGCGCCCGCAGTCATCAATATCTCCTCGGAACGCATCATCACAACGCAACGCCGTGTCCCGACACCGTTCGGATGGGACCCCTTCTTTGAGTTCTTCGGGCAGCGCTGGCAGACCGTGCCGCAGCAGCGCCGTCAACAATCGCTGGGCTCCGGGGTCATTGTCGCCGATTCCGGGGTCATTCTCACCGCCAATCATGTGGTCGAAGGCGCGCGCGAGATCATGGCCGTGCTTCCCGACGGCCGCAGTGTGGCCGCGAAGCTGCTGGGCAACGATCCGGCCACGGATGTCGCGGTCCTTAAGGTTGATGCCGCCGATTTGCCCTCGGTCCCGCTGGGCAATTCCGACTCCGCGCGGATCGGCGATGTCGTTCTGGCGTTCGGCAATCCGTTCGGGCTCGGCCAGACCGTGACGATGGGCATCATCTCGGCGACCGGCCGCTCGTCCGTCGGGCTGGTCGACTATGAAAACTTCATACAGACCGATGCGGCGATCAATCCGGGGAATTCCGGCGGCGCACTGGTCGATGTGCAAGGACGTCTGATCGGAATCAACACCGCCATTTTTTCGCGCTCCGGCGGCTACCAGGGGATCGGGTTTGCCGTGCCGATCAACATGGCGCGCTCGGTCATGGATGGCATTCTCAGCACCGGATCGATCACACGCGGCTGGGTGGGTCTGTCCTACCAGGATATCGATGAGGCCATGGCCCGCGCGCTGGGATTGCCGAGCACGCAGGGCGCGCTGATCAACGACATCACCAGCGGCAGCCCCGCCGCCGATGTCGGATTGGAGCGCGGCGATGTCGTCGTCAGCTTCGATGGCCAACCGGTCGCCAATTCCGCCCAATTGCGGCGGCTGATCGCCCTGGGGCGCATCGGGCAGTCGGTCGAAATCGTCGTGTGGCGCGACGGACGAGAAGACAAACGCCAGCTCACCGTCGAGTCGTACGAAACCGAGTTGGAACTGTCCGAGGAAATCAGCCACGGTACGCCATTGGAGGGATTGGTCGTCGAAGAGCTTGATGCCGCTGGCGCCGGGCGCATCGGCCTGCGTGCCGACACACGTGGTGTAATCATCAAAGACATCGTCCCCAACTCGCCCGCCGATCGCGCCGGATTTCGGATCGGCGATGCCATCCTCGAGATCAATCGCGAGTCGGTCGTGGGCGTATCGAACTTCCGGCGGCTCGTCGAACGCATCGGCGACCGACCGGCCGTGATGCTGCTTTCGCGCGACGGCCGATTGTACTACCTTTCATTCCCGACATGA
- a CDS encoding STAS domain-containing protein has protein sequence MRENLRISLSEPGKGVHVVRVDGRVDAITAPELDGVLGSLIGRGDRRLVIDLAGVNYISSAGWGIFVSRLRAARDGDGDIVLARMTQPVRSVYDLLEFDGLLPTAQSLEAAQGRFNAGRIESTPPAVLAESREESIESTSAPDSWDAALVRLVLEDPFYSIGELRTRLAELGHTGHGRLSIFRALWIRRLWRPRQRFSHYRRHRRPMI, from the coding sequence GTGCGCGAGAATTTGCGGATTTCCTTGTCCGAACCCGGCAAGGGGGTCCATGTCGTGCGCGTCGATGGCCGTGTCGATGCGATCACGGCGCCGGAATTGGATGGCGTTCTCGGATCATTGATCGGCCGCGGCGACCGGCGTCTCGTCATCGATCTCGCCGGCGTCAACTACATCTCCTCGGCCGGATGGGGAATCTTCGTCTCTCGGCTGCGGGCGGCCCGCGATGGCGACGGCGACATCGTCCTGGCGCGGATGACACAACCGGTGCGCAGCGTGTACGATCTGCTGGAATTCGACGGACTGTTGCCGACGGCGCAGAGTCTCGAGGCGGCGCAGGGGAGGTTTAACGCTGGCCGTATCGAGTCGACGCCTCCCGCAGTGCTCGCCGAATCCCGCGAAGAATCCATCGAATCGACGTCCGCCCCGGATTCATGGGATGCCGCGCTGGTGCGCTTGGTGCTGGAAGACCCGTTTTATTCGATCGGAGAACTGCGGACGCGACTGGCTGAGTTGGGTCACACAGGGCACGGCCGACTTTCGATCTTTCGCGCCCTTTGGATACGGCGCCTGTGGCGTCCTCGTCAACGATTCAGTCACTACCGTCGTCACCGTCGTCCGATGATTTAG
- a CDS encoding GGDEF domain-containing protein, with the protein MSGQPPDHRRGGDPAPSDALSTLRRWLALDSLEEICTRAFPVLQEHMGVESLVVVELHGRRVVRWSGHVGETADPTMIQQIEEVIGRGSAESRDGLAGSQTAATADIPEILSATGLNHLQRLQSGSATIFDIGWRGAPHVPDDAHGYWRSFELSLENLARRDALLELSHIDPVTRVYNRRHFNQRIHEELQRAKRYGRPLSLVLLDLDRFKLLNDTHGHQAGDIILRYIGQSIRRSVRAIDILCRIGGDEFAVLMPDTDMDSCCALAERLRDLTSTRSITVGPAGSSVTVSASVGAATFPRHADSPERVLWCADMALLAAKHAGGARSAYFDPALHSTGCARDGESERHSDATRKQTDRTQSS; encoded by the coding sequence ATGAGCGGCCAACCTCCTGATCACAGACGCGGCGGCGACCCCGCCCCATCCGATGCGCTCAGCACGCTCCGCCGGTGGCTGGCGCTGGATTCGCTCGAAGAGATTTGCACGCGCGCCTTTCCGGTATTGCAGGAACATATGGGAGTCGAATCACTGGTCGTCGTCGAGTTACACGGTCGGCGTGTGGTGAGATGGTCGGGCCATGTGGGCGAGACGGCCGACCCGACGATGATTCAACAGATTGAGGAGGTCATTGGGCGCGGCTCCGCCGAGTCGAGGGATGGCCTTGCCGGATCACAGACAGCGGCGACCGCGGACATTCCCGAGATTTTGTCGGCAACGGGCCTGAATCACCTGCAGCGGCTGCAGAGCGGAAGCGCCACCATATTCGATATCGGGTGGCGTGGAGCGCCGCACGTGCCCGATGACGCTCACGGCTATTGGCGCTCGTTCGAATTGAGTCTTGAAAATCTGGCCCGGCGCGATGCCCTTCTGGAGCTTTCGCACATCGATCCGGTCACACGCGTCTACAACCGACGACACTTCAATCAACGCATTCACGAAGAATTGCAGCGTGCCAAGCGTTACGGTCGGCCGCTCTCGCTGGTGTTGCTCGATCTGGATCGTTTTAAGCTGCTGAACGACACCCATGGCCACCAGGCGGGTGACATCATCCTGCGCTATATCGGGCAGTCGATTCGGCGCTCGGTCCGGGCCATCGACATCTTGTGCCGCATCGGCGGAGACGAGTTTGCCGTACTGATGCCCGATACCGACATGGATAGCTGTTGCGCGCTGGCCGAGCGACTGCGGGATTTGACCTCGACCCGATCGATCACGGTCGGCCCCGCCGGATCCTCCGTCACGGTCTCCGCGTCCGTGGGAGCGGCGACTTTTCCCCGTCACGCCGATAGTCCGGAACGTGTCCTGTGGTGTGCGGATATGGCGCTATTGGCGGCCAAGCACGCAGGAGGCGCGCGCAGTGCCTACTTCGACCCGGCGCTGCACTCGACGGGCTGCGCCCGGGATGGTGAGAGCGAAAGACATTCCGATGCCACACGGAAACAAACCGATAGGACGCAATCTTCGTAG
- a CDS encoding DUF362 domain-containing protein, protein MPTRPTETQDSRTTQPSPIRSRVVAVKTTPGTVLNDYRRLLDLVGVTDGISREIDTLLKLNLSWTKYFPACSSQPWQVEGVVRALIDYGYDRRRLIPIENKTVVTEPVEGAINNRWLPVLKHYGLDFTPLPSVEWMTYTFESPLLMLNQIFPNGIEIPRMYAGKQIIHLPTVKTHGHSITTGAIKNAFGGLLKEVRHYAHKHIHEVLVDLVMMQRELHPKVLAVMDGTVCGDGAGPRTMIPRAGNVLLASFDSVAIDAVAARVMGFEPLSIPYLRMCHERGLGVADPDAIDLIGDDIRELNLGFRTKRSLVIWGDQMLRRGPLRFLEKVALHSPLVVWAPFASNVYHDWMWYPTIGQKLIRQFRKTEWGALWDDYKNRYRDSE, encoded by the coding sequence ATGCCGACCAGACCCACAGAGACTCAGGACTCCCGTACAACGCAGCCGTCGCCGATTCGGTCGCGTGTCGTTGCGGTCAAAACGACGCCCGGCACCGTGTTGAACGACTATCGCCGGCTGCTGGACTTAGTCGGTGTGACCGACGGCATCTCGCGTGAGATCGACACACTGCTCAAACTGAACCTGTCGTGGACCAAGTACTTTCCGGCGTGCTCCTCGCAGCCGTGGCAGGTTGAGGGTGTGGTCCGTGCATTGATCGACTACGGGTACGACCGGCGGCGTCTGATCCCGATCGAAAACAAGACCGTCGTGACCGAGCCGGTCGAAGGCGCGATCAACAACCGCTGGTTGCCGGTCCTGAAGCACTACGGTCTCGATTTTACGCCGCTGCCCAGCGTCGAGTGGATGACCTATACCTTCGAGTCGCCGCTGTTGATGCTCAACCAGATTTTCCCGAACGGAATCGAGATTCCCCGGATGTACGCCGGCAAGCAGATCATCCATCTGCCGACGGTCAAGACCCACGGTCACTCGATCACCACCGGCGCGATCAAGAATGCCTTCGGCGGGCTGCTTAAAGAGGTTCGGCATTACGCACACAAGCACATCCATGAAGTGCTGGTCGACCTGGTCATGATGCAGAGAGAACTGCATCCGAAAGTATTGGCCGTGATGGACGGCACGGTCTGCGGCGACGGCGCCGGACCGCGCACGATGATCCCGCGCGCGGGCAATGTCCTGCTGGCGTCGTTCGACTCCGTCGCCATCGATGCGGTTGCGGCGCGCGTCATGGGCTTCGAGCCGCTGTCGATTCCCTATCTGCGCATGTGCCACGAACGCGGGCTGGGCGTCGCTGATCCCGATGCAATCGATCTGATCGGCGATGATATCCGCGAGCTCAATCTCGGATTCCGGACCAAACGCTCACTGGTCATCTGGGGCGATCAGATGCTCCGACGCGGACCCTTGCGTTTTTTGGAAAAAGTCGCCTTGCACTCGCCGCTCGTCGTGTGGGCGCCTTTTGCCTCCAATGTATACCACGACTGGATGTGGTATCCCACCATCGGCCAAAAACTGATTCGCCAGTTCCGCAAAACCGAATGGGGCGCGTTGTGGGACGACTACAAGAACCGGTACCGGGATTCTGAGTAG
- a CDS encoding CoA-binding protein produces the protein MTSEFNKSVVIIGASNDRRKFGNKAVRAYRSLGWTVYPVNPKERLIEDLRAYRALADVPRPVDRVSMYVPPAVGMTLLEDLAALEPDEVFFNPGSDSPEVIDCAKGVMLPVVAACSIVDIGLSPSQFPDA, from the coding sequence ATGACGTCCGAATTCAACAAAAGCGTCGTGATTATCGGGGCTTCCAACGATCGCCGCAAGTTCGGCAACAAGGCGGTGCGCGCCTATCGGTCGCTGGGCTGGACGGTCTACCCGGTCAACCCGAAGGAGCGCTTGATCGAGGATTTGCGTGCTTATCGTGCTCTGGCGGATGTCCCGCGGCCGGTCGACCGCGTCTCGATGTATGTCCCGCCTGCTGTTGGCATGACGCTGCTGGAGGATCTCGCCGCACTGGAACCCGACGAGGTGTTCTTCAATCCCGGCTCCGACTCCCCTGAAGTAATCGACTGCGCCAAAGGGGTGATGCTGCCGGTCGTGGCCGCCTGCTCGATTGTCGATATCGGCCTGTCGCCGTCGCAATTCCCCGACGCCTGA
- a CDS encoding threonine synthase, protein MNSHPRFALRCGLCGRSHDPAVVQRLCADCQRPLVVEYELSRALGHAIRSGLSARPHSLWRYADVLPIRNPENAVTLGEGATPLVRSERLCRRLGIDELWIKDESQNPTGSFKARGMSVAITRAVELGVRRFCLPSAGNAGGAAAAYAAKAGCEVRVFLPADSGEAFFAECRAHGAQVVAVDGTIADCAAQMRLECNPNEWFDLSTLKEPFRLEGKKTMGYELWDDLGGQLPDVIVYPTGGGTGLIGMWRAFGEMQQLGWIGDERPRMVSVQAVGCAPIVNAFESGSEFASPVSNPSTSALGLRVPSAIGDFLILRAIRQSRGWAVAVTEEQWAEGQSWLASDAGLFASPEGGAAVAGLYQAVARAKVSSTDRVVVFNTGSGFKYPPSVHPRAPSSRT, encoded by the coding sequence GTGAACAGTCATCCTCGCTTCGCACTGCGGTGCGGACTGTGCGGACGGTCGCATGATCCGGCCGTCGTGCAGCGTCTCTGCGCCGATTGTCAGCGTCCCTTGGTTGTGGAGTATGAGTTGAGTCGCGCCCTGGGCCACGCGATCAGATCAGGGCTGTCAGCCCGGCCCCACTCGCTTTGGCGTTACGCCGATGTGCTCCCCATTCGGAATCCTGAGAACGCTGTCACTTTGGGAGAAGGTGCGACGCCGTTGGTGCGTTCAGAACGGTTGTGTCGACGCCTCGGCATCGACGAATTGTGGATTAAAGACGAATCACAGAATCCAACCGGGTCATTTAAGGCCCGCGGGATGAGCGTTGCGATTACACGCGCCGTCGAGCTGGGCGTTCGGCGGTTTTGTCTGCCGTCGGCCGGAAATGCCGGAGGCGCCGCCGCAGCGTATGCTGCAAAGGCGGGATGCGAAGTGCGCGTCTTTCTGCCGGCGGATTCCGGAGAGGCATTCTTTGCCGAGTGCCGCGCTCATGGCGCGCAGGTGGTCGCCGTCGACGGGACCATTGCCGATTGCGCAGCGCAGATGCGCTTGGAATGCAATCCGAATGAGTGGTTTGATCTCTCGACGCTCAAGGAGCCGTTCCGATTGGAAGGCAAGAAAACTATGGGATACGAGCTCTGGGACGACTTGGGAGGTCAACTGCCCGATGTCATCGTCTATCCCACCGGCGGCGGCACCGGTCTGATCGGCATGTGGAGGGCGTTCGGCGAAATGCAGCAGTTGGGATGGATCGGCGACGAGCGCCCCAGAATGGTCTCCGTACAGGCCGTCGGCTGCGCCCCGATTGTCAATGCGTTCGAGTCCGGCTCCGAGTTTGCGAGTCCGGTCAGCAATCCTTCGACATCCGCCCTCGGTTTGCGTGTCCCCTCGGCCATTGGTGACTTTCTGATTCTGCGCGCAATCCGTCAATCCCGCGGCTGGGCCGTGGCCGTCACCGAAGAGCAGTGGGCCGAGGGCCAGTCATGGCTTGCGTCCGACGCGGGGTTATTCGCCTCGCCCGAAGGCGGCGCCGCCGTCGCGGGGCTCTACCAGGCGGTCGCCAGGGCAAAGGTGAGCTCGACGGACCGTGTCGTCGTATTCAACACCGGGTCGGGATTCAAATACCCTCCATCCGTGCACCCACGCGCGCCAAGTAGCCGTACGTAG
- a CDS encoding glycosyltransferase family 2 protein: MLIDPDGTSRRPEVSIVVPMHNESANLPDLITQLGDAVSAFCRSFEIVAVDDGSTDDTLAHLNGAAAHGAPLRIVTYRTNRGRGYALRRGFAAANGDIVVTIDADLSYAPSHIPAMLRTLAEHPEADFVVGSPYARGGGTRNVPTGRLLLSRWGNRVLGLAMPGKLTAVTGILRAYRRPVLEGLDLESNGKEIHLEIVSKALAAGFVPVEMPAVLTGRRRGNSKFLFRATVASHLIFSFYERPVLLFGLIGALFIGVGLGSGLHLIALWQSGTLNPTRPLVSLTVILLVAGLQILLFGFLGSQIVQVRRELFRMQKHLKSPRQQAQVSRPAPSENPDSPVVHGAGRTPAPV, from the coding sequence GTGCTCATAGATCCGGACGGAACCAGTCGGCGGCCCGAAGTGTCCATCGTTGTGCCGATGCACAACGAGTCGGCGAATCTGCCCGATCTGATCACGCAGCTCGGCGACGCGGTGAGTGCTTTCTGTCGCTCCTTTGAAATCGTCGCGGTGGATGACGGTTCGACCGACGACACGCTGGCCCATCTGAACGGCGCCGCCGCTCACGGTGCGCCGCTGCGAATCGTTACCTATCGCACCAATCGCGGCCGGGGATATGCGCTGCGACGCGGGTTTGCCGCTGCGAACGGAGACATCGTCGTCACCATCGATGCCGACCTGAGTTATGCCCCATCACACATTCCCGCCATGCTCCGCACGTTGGCGGAACATCCCGAAGCCGACTTTGTCGTCGGCTCACCGTATGCCAGAGGCGGCGGTACCAGAAACGTTCCCACCGGACGGCTGCTTTTGTCACGCTGGGGCAATCGCGTGCTCGGACTGGCGATGCCCGGCAAGCTGACGGCGGTCACCGGAATCCTGCGCGCCTACCGGCGGCCGGTGCTCGAAGGGCTCGACTTGGAATCCAACGGCAAGGAGATTCATCTCGAGATCGTCTCGAAGGCGCTGGCGGCCGGATTTGTGCCGGTCGAAATGCCGGCGGTACTGACCGGACGGCGCCGTGGCAACTCGAAATTCTTGTTTCGCGCGACCGTTGCGTCGCATCTGATCTTTTCATTCTACGAACGGCCCGTGCTGCTGTTCGGACTCATCGGCGCCCTGTTTATCGGCGTCGGATTGGGCAGCGGGTTACACCTGATCGCGCTCTGGCAATCGGGGACCTTGAATCCCACGCGTCCCCTCGTTTCGCTCACCGTCATCCTGCTGGTGGCAGGGCTCCAGATTCTGCTGTTCGGGTTTCTGGGTTCGCAGATTGTGCAGGTGCGGCGCGAGTTGTTTCGCATGCAGAAGCATCTCAAATCGCCTCGACAGCAGGCGCAGGTCTCCCGGCCCGCTCCTTCAGAAAATCCCGACTCACCGGTTGTTCACGGCGCAGGTCGGACACCGGCCCCGGTCTGA
- a CDS encoding glycosyltransferase translates to MRILLISNRYPTSVDDTASPFVPHFVDALRAGGAAVDVLTPQYNDTADTDPEVHRFATGATDPIGSWSMSNPLFPIRLMRFIRRGLALGERLCQTSTYGHILALWALPSGHFARALSRRYRIPYSVWCLGSDIYSWARRPLVRMQIAGVLGDAVSVYGDGEDLCKRAQAQFGITCTYLPSFRPLPVITRTRPIRATDAPKFLYLGRIHRAKGVFDLFKAFEMVRGTLPLATLRYIGEGPAAHELSAGIGLSHVSGAIRFDGRVGHDGVIDALASSDCVVIPTKSDSLPLVFSEAVQAGTPVIGTDVGDLGCFIRRYRVGAVAPSATPRDLADTMLQMARLPVFDHAGQSRLIDDLSPARAARLFCKRSLGLTPSDTHRLAQPRISRSAKVARSSAIH, encoded by the coding sequence ATGCGCATCCTGCTGATCAGCAATCGCTATCCGACAAGCGTCGATGACACGGCGTCGCCGTTTGTGCCGCACTTTGTCGACGCGTTGCGCGCCGGCGGTGCCGCGGTCGATGTCCTCACTCCCCAATACAATGACACAGCGGACACCGATCCCGAAGTCCATCGCTTCGCCACCGGGGCGACCGACCCGATCGGCTCCTGGTCGATGTCCAACCCGCTTTTTCCGATACGACTGATGCGGTTCATCCGTCGCGGTTTGGCATTGGGTGAGCGACTCTGCCAGACCAGCACGTATGGCCACATTCTCGCGCTCTGGGCACTGCCGTCGGGGCACTTTGCCCGTGCCTTGTCTCGACGGTATCGCATCCCGTATTCCGTCTGGTGTCTGGGATCGGACATCTATTCCTGGGCACGACGCCCACTGGTCCGCATGCAGATTGCCGGGGTTCTCGGAGACGCGGTTTCGGTCTACGGCGATGGCGAAGACTTGTGCAAACGTGCCCAAGCGCAGTTTGGCATCACGTGCACATATCTTCCGTCGTTTCGCCCGTTGCCTGTCATCACACGAACGCGCCCCATCCGTGCCACCGATGCACCGAAGTTTCTGTATCTGGGACGCATTCATCGCGCCAAGGGAGTCTTCGATCTGTTCAAGGCATTCGAGATGGTCCGCGGGACACTCCCGTTGGCGACACTGCGCTACATCGGCGAGGGACCGGCGGCGCACGAACTGTCCGCGGGAATCGGCCTGTCGCATGTATCGGGGGCGATTCGCTTTGATGGTCGTGTCGGACACGATGGCGTCATCGACGCGCTCGCCTCATCCGACTGTGTCGTCATTCCGACCAAATCCGATAGTCTGCCGCTGGTGTTTTCCGAGGCGGTACAAGCCGGGACGCCGGTCATCGGCACCGATGTCGGCGACTTGGGATGCTTCATCCGCCGTTACCGGGTCGGCGCGGTGGCGCCGTCGGCGACTCCGCGTGATTTGGCCGACACGATGCTGCAGATGGCGCGTCTCCCGGTCTTCGATCATGCCGGGCAATCGCGTCTCATCGACGACCTGTCGCCCGCTCGTGCCGCCCGGCTGTTCTGTAAGCGATCCCTCGGTTTGACGCCCTCCGACACGCATCGTTTGGCACAGCCCCGAATCAGTCGATCTGCGAAGGTGGCACGATCGTCGGCAATCCATTAG